Genomic DNA from Magnolia sinica isolate HGM2019 chromosome 4, MsV1, whole genome shotgun sequence:
ctcGAGGAAGATAGTGCTTaacctcacatccttccctgcatcatATTATCAGTAACCAACATAGGTCATTCATGTCATAAAGTACCATCATGTTGGATATTTAATCCTATATAACCATTGCATCCCTGGCGGCTAACATTGATATctatggaaaaaaaagaaaaaaaaaaagaagctaaagaatcacaatttttttaaaaaaaaattaccaagattttgaaaatatcatgatattcttgtcataatcatataatcaaTTTTCTTTAATATATTAAACATCTCGGCAATATTTGTCATCACAGTACCAGCAGCAAATGTatcatttctccattttcttgggaaaaactttttttttttttttcttgttctgaTCTTTTtatcacttttctgttaaaaaacACCCATACCCATTTATGGAGGATAAATGATACATAGGGCAATATAAGTTATATtggtcctagttgcattgggacacttaaaaATTCTTTTCAATCAAACTTGACCGTCCATTTAAGTAGAGAACAAATTTCATTGGCTACCAAGTAATCACACCGGTTGGCAATTTAACCATCCGATCAATGGCCTATAAAATagacagtcaagatcatttatgGACAATTTGAGCTGGCAATCTGTTAaagcccatcatggattgcttatagtTCTAAATCACCACATTTTTCAGAGAACCCTATTAAACCAATCCATGGTTGGAAAATACAGGGCTTCAAAAAATAAAGCAACTCACGGATGGATCAGATCGTTCAATCCACCTGATGTCCAAGATATATCCCATGAAATGCATCCCAAACCTAATTTAGGGCACGGATCGATATGCTAGGTTGTCCAAACTGTCTAAATGCAAAAATAACTTGAATTGTTTGTAGTACTCATGCAATTCATTCCCAAAATCGACGACTGATTAGATTGCAATTTTCAGCATTTTAAATCATACCATTTCATTCTACATCTCACTGATATCGACGTTTTCTAGCAAACATGgatctcatttatttttttttccccatattCTCTAGCTCCATTTCTCTTTGATGGCTATAAAGACATATTACACACTAATAAATATATATGggatctcttctttctttctttctttatacaACAAACAGCTATCATGTTTATGAATAAATAAATTCATCAAAATTCTTCAATAACTACTAGCGAGTATACACGTAATTAGTGTGTATATTCTTCATGGTCTGCGAGTGCAAGAAAActtccttcctcgtcttgccactggGTCGAAGCAGCTTAGACCAGAAtcctcctttcttcttcccttcGGTGACAAAGGCGGCATCTCTGGCCCTGTTTGGTGCGGTGAAAGCCACCGTTCGGCTCCTCGTGAAGAACCCACCATGGGGTCCAACAAGAAAAGATATCCGACCGTTGGCGCCGGAAGAAAGGTGGTGAGAAGGAGAAGAATAAGAGGAATCAGagcaagaagaacaagaagagatggaagaagaagaagagcaagagGATGTGGCAGTCGTGGCGGCGGTGGTGTTTGAAGAGGTGAGCCGAGAGAGCTTTTCTCTCAGGCAGAAAGGGCAAACACCAGGAGAATTGTGTTGTCTGGTGTGCTTCCTGCATCGTGCTCCCGAATCAGACCAACCCATTTTCAGAGCCTTTTGATATTAGTTCCTTCTCTCTATATTTCTGGTTTTCTTATGTTTCTCTCCTCTTTGGAATGGCAgtgtgtatatataaaatccGGGGAGGGTGGATGTATGGTACGGCGGTCTTTGAAGGAAGGAGGGGGTGCGTTTCCGTGATGTTTCTCCGATTCTCCGTTTTGCATTGCGTGGTGTGTTTTTTCGCTGGATGTCGGGTCGGGTTTGCTGTTTTTGTCTGACCGCTGAAAGTCAAGAGGACTCCGCGGGTGCATGGAAGGTGATATGGGATCGCTTATTTCTCAGGTTTTACTAATTCCACACGCACCTTTACTTGTAACACACGCGCTGATCCGGTATGTCCGTTATGGGAGCGGATTAGACACTGAACACTTCCGTAGACAAAACACTACTGAGGTGACGTGGTGAAATACAGTTGGTTGAATAGCAAGAGCATGTTACTATACAATTAATGCTCTTTTCCATAATAGAGTTCTGTTAGACGGCTCTCACCGTTTGCCGGTGCACACACTCGACCACATAAGGGGTAAACCTTATCTTCAGGTAAGTGACGTCATCATTTTTCAtgggtgccaccatgatgtatgtgttgtatgcacaccgtccatccattcggtgatatcattttagggcataattcaaaggtgagaagatccaaatttcaaatgcacCCCACCGTAGAAAGCAATGGAGATTgagtgcctaccattaaaacctttttgggccACCGAAGCTTTACGATCGGtctaatatttatgctttacctTATACCATGTCTCttttaacttataaaaaggttggatctcaaataaacatcatggtcggccccagaaaggtttcaacagtggccgtcacctcccactattttctatggtggcgtccacttgaactttggatctgcgtAATTTTTTTGCTTACTCcgtctccaaatggatggttggtgtggataaaacacatacatcatggtggggtctaaagTGGTGGCGTGACATCCCCTCTGGTTCAGCAGCCAACCTGCGTCCCAACTCTATTTAATTTAGAGAATTAAAAATCCCATCCACTTCAAATTACTAAAATGCGTCCACATGAGTATTAAAAATAGTAACATGTCTAAGCGGCACCTACCgtaatgtttttgataaatctatcccGACTGtcaatttttctagattatgttaCAACATGGACCCAAtaatgatattgatccaaacttccagTGGGCCATACGATAGGAAAAGGTGAGGATTAAGCTTTCACCATTGAAATACTCAAgcgaccacaaaagttttggattatgttAATGTTTTTATAAATTCAGTTCATCCCGGTAGGAATGACCTCATGCATCATGTAGGAAATTTTCCACCACAGAAATTTCCTCACTGTTTCCAGCCGtacggcccacatgagtttttagatctgcctcagtttttggaCTCATGTTATCAGATGCTATGCGAAAAACGATgggcagagtggatttctcacaaatatcatggtgtgcCCCGCCTGGTTTGCCGTCGAAGGAAGTTCACGCGGATGGCCCTAGCCGCAATTGGAAACGGAAGCGGGTTGGCTTCTAACCAGACCGTCACCACATtctttgggcccaaccatgatgtattagttgtatccacaccattcatccatttggagttTCAGGGAGTGAGCAAAAGAATTAGGCAggcccaaagttcaagtggacgcTACTACATAATATAGCAGGAGgtgacggccaccgttgaaaccttcctgggccgaccatattgtttatttgagATACAACCTACTtggatccaacctttttataagttaaaaaaagacatggaataaggtatatcaaaaatattaacttgatcgaaagcttctgtggcccaaagaggTTTTAATGATAAgccttcaatctccattgttttctacggtggagtgcacttgaaatttggatctttctcactctttggattgtatcctaaaatgatatgacgaaatggatggacggtgtagatacaatacatacatcatggtggctcccatGGAAAGTGGTGACCTCGTCGAGTGCGTGCACCAGCAAATAGAGAAAAACGTCTAACAGGCTTTTAAAAAAAGAGCATTAagggtctgtttgatttttaatttccctgaTAAATACAGAAAAATACGCCAGTTTTACCTACACCACCTTCTTTGAAATTAGTAGGAAATAACGTTTTGAAAAGTGGTCCATACGGTGCCTTTTATTACtaatttaaatatgtgggccccaccatgatatatgtgagttatccatgccatccatccttttaaaaaatatattttaaggcatgaacccaaaaatgaggaaaataaaaagctcaagtggaccacaccttagggaaCAATGATTATTAAGATATCAATGGTTGGAAactgttttctccctagggcccacatcgatgtttatttatcatctaacctgttcataaggtcacacagtcatggataaagggaaaacaaaaatttcagttagatccaaaacttttagagTCCccgagaagctttcaatggtaggagttcaatttccattgtttcctatattgtggtctacttgatctttggatcaaCCTCAATTTTCTgcgcatgccataaaatgagttggctaaaggaatggacggtgtggataagacacacacattatggtgggccccatgatttaaTATTTTTCCCCTCGGACCACGTGAGGAGTGTTTTAAATAAAAGGCGGCGGTCAACGTCACCTTGGAAAtccgtaaataattattacctatttaccttGTATTACCtgtgtaattagaaaatcaaacgggCCCTAATGGTAAGGGAACATGCTCTTGGTACCCAACCAATTGTATTTCATCAGGTCACTTCGGTCGCGTTTTAGCTACTGAAGCATTCAGTATCAaatctaatccgctcccgtctGTGATGTGCATGCCGTCACTGATGTCATAGTACAGAAATAGTACGATTCATGGTTACAACGGCCGCCCCTCACCGAAAggtaaacggattggctggtgtaccatacaccgcCAATCTAGCTGTTTGTTGACGTCATCAAAttctgtgagtcccatcatgaggtatgaggtatatccaaaccgtccgtccacttaATGATCTTGTCataaggcttaagacaaaaaaatactatcaagtagaccacattgcaaaaggcagtggaggattgaatatCTACCTTTGAAACCATTTTAGGGTTGCAGAAATTTTGGAACAATAAGATacttatttttttctcttcatccgtgTTACCCAAtgtacagattggatggaaaataaatgttacggtgggcctacaAATCTTTTAACGGTGagatcattgtcccactgctatttgtgatgggGTAAACTTGAGAAtctgatatgactcatttttccaatcaaaatctaaaatgatACGGCCAAATGGATGAAAAGTGTAGATAcagtaaatacatcattttggggccatgtaactttgatatcctatGAACCGTTCGTGCAATTGGAGCTCGAAGAGCTTCTGCTCTCGTCTTCAAGCGACACGTATCCACACCAGTTAGATTGGTGGtgtgtgttacaccagccaatccgttactgaagctgtgtggggctcacagagatgtccgtgacaaatttactccgtccatcaattttgtaaGATCACAATAGGAGTCTAAacataggcagatccaaaactcctgtgggtcacaccacacaaaacagtgaaATTGAACGACCATCATTGGAAACCTTGTGGGGTCACTGAAGTTTttaatcaggatgatatttgttcctacagtttatctgagtggcaataaccctatgaacggtttggatagcatatacacatcacggtcgGCTCCAAGAAGGTTGCAACGGCAGATGTttctattcccactgtttcgtgtggtttGGCCCTCTCACATGAATCTGCCGGAATTTAATAATTCTGTCGTATCGTGGActtaaaaaactgatggacagagtaaaTTTGTTACGGGAGTCGCTGTGGGCCCTGCACAGCTCCGCCAGGGTTAGCCGTAACGTGTCCCTGTTCCCAGGATAAAAAGGCCTTATCCGTGGCCCTATAATGTGGACCGCGTGAGGCCGCCCTTCCAAGTTGAAAGGGTGAAATCATCAATTCATATACtacttttagggcgtgtttgggcagtgggattagaaggatgAAATTATCAGTTCATATACTATTATAAAAGATTATATCCAACGAGACCTTTAGACTGCGCGTACATGCGAAGCGCCTACAACTACAAGCATCTTTAAGCTGTCCTATCTTTTCTATAACCAATCAAAATGATTGCGTTGCCATGTGAGCAGGTGACTATTCGCTGATGCGCATGGAATAATACTTCATGCGGACGAGATCCACGTAGTCCATTAGAGGAGCGGATTCGGGGATCGGATCcctttccgtggggcccaccgtgacgtacgTGTCTTATATGcacgccgtacatccgttttgcggctcattttagggtgtgagccaaaaaatgcagctcatccaaatctcgggtggaccgcaatgcaggaaagagtggtgattggatgtccaccgttagaaacttcctgggttacaaaagttttggatctaagctATTTGTACGGTCCCTTCATTCACTTAAGACATTGTCACCTTATCAACattttgaatgacaaataaacattttagtttttaatggtatgcattcaattaTGATAGATCCAGCGGTGTTGACCacataagatttagatctgcttcatttttctgatcacgactaaaatgagctgtcaaaatagatTGAAAATGTGGGTATAGTGCACATatatacatcctggtgggcccaTAGTCAGGGATCAATGGACCTCTCAGATCCATAGCAGCCACTCCATAGGGACTCTATCGGGAGGAATCCTATGTTTGACCAATGCCCAAAATTTAAGTGGACtcgaactcgggtgggccatgccatgtgAATAGTTGAGATGGAAAGTTTTACAATTAAAATTATCCAAATTGTGTGCAGGTCTAGATATTCCATCCGATCCACTCATTTAAGGAGCCACACCAGGGTCAATGATTCTAAAAAAACATCGATATTCTAAGACATATGTAGGCCAaattaaattattttgaaaattttaagtgaTGATTTTATGTTACAAACCTGATATTATTAAATTATAGATTTGTAATttctataaaatttaaaaaaataaaaaaatattaaggatAGATTGAAGCACGTAATTTTACGTTATTCTTAAAGCCTTATTCGCCTATTCTCAAAGTAATTGAGACCGCTGACAGATTACAGACAAATAGCTTTTAGGACATGATGAATTATATGTAGTTCTGTGTTCAACAAGCATGGAGAACTATTAATGGAACTTTGTGCATACAATTTTTtggcaaataaaaatttaaagaaaaatctcaaatcaaagaaaagattaaaaataatGTAGTTGCCTTAGACCACtacactattttattttttgaggacTTGTTAGCATATATGAGAGAGCGATTATAGCGGTTGGTAATGGTCCAATGAATCACCGAAGCACTATTTATATAGGCTAGGATATCTAGATGTTTTGGTCCAGTATTTATATAGGCTAGGATATCTCTATGTTTTGGTTCAGTATCATAACTCCATATAATTATTTCTAGCTGTTGGTTAGAAACTAGTCATTATTTGGCAGTTTTTGACCGTTTTGCATGTGAAAAAAATAGCTACATACTTGCCATTTAGACTTAATGGCTAGCCGTTTATGACTGTTGGGCTAGTCATATGCAATAAGTTTCTGCATGATTTGGTTTAATACTGTACGAACAGTTATCATATCTTTTAAATGACTAGTTCCAATCACACCAATTCATGTAAAGTCGCTATATCACATGCTCACACCTTCACACCGAGTCAATGCGCATACATTCCAGTGCAAAAGTTTCAATACTCCACGGATTCAcaaagtatataataatgtatTCAACACCTTGCTTAtaaacaaaaaatatatttttttttctctgccTTCCCATATGAACCATTCCAAAACACCAAAAACCCAAGTTTTTAacaaacattatatatatatatatatatataaattaagtaTTTTTCACAACCTTTTATACTATTTGTTGTATATCTAAGTTTTGGATTCGACTATTTCTGGTGTACATGTTGAAAATGCAGTGGCACGTCCGATGGATAGGATGGATCTGATGCACATGTTCTTAGGCGGTGCTCAGATAA
This window encodes:
- the LOC131242358 gene encoding uncharacterized protein LOC131242358, producing the protein MGWSDSGARCRKHTRQHNSPGVCPFCLREKLSRLTSSNTTAATTATSSCSSSSSISSCSSCSDSSYSSPSHHLSSGANGRISFLVGPHGGFFTRSRTVAFTAPNRARDAAFVTEGKKKGGFWSKLLRPSGKTRKEVFLHSQTMKNIHTNYVYTR